One Candidatus Palauibacter australiensis genomic window carries:
- a CDS encoding efflux RND transporter permease subunit: MIDLAIRRPVATAAIYIALFALGVTSFRLIPVEDLPEVEFPSLTVTAIWNGASPEALEAFVTAPLETVIQQVGGVEKVVSESFADQQGTGSNARIDVDFERETRMEFARLELSERINSIRDELPEGVLLDLSEYVPQEFAEEDERLLSFSLTGPYTFARLGEIADEEIAPFVRGLPGVSEVNVRGAERREIAVELDRGRLEALGLRPEEVSRRISELSTPRAPGSVELDGRQFAIAVRTRALEVSDIADMIVLTRPDGPVRVGDLGQVRDQTEDPTFLWRIDSQPTISISVFRQSGTNVIQVADDVKAAMTELGSTLPAGVGLELLLDQSENIREQLTELRLRAIAAAIVIFIVLTLFLRSLGAVLVVFATIGFSVLTAVNFLYLGGFSLNLLTLWGLAWGFGLVVDNGIVVLENVERHRRGGAGPSDAASRGARQVVLPVLAATLTTAIVLVPFLFLQGELRVYYLPLTFAVGFSIIASLFVAFTFVPALASRVARMRDSAGAVVDSALTTGEAASSPTRPSEPFYIAGYRSLLGFGLRHPVLVALVCLGSLGGSWYLFDEHVSTGSYWSGFGGRGSGIDITISFPRGAGLERTDDLVRSFEAKLATIDEVERFEAQVWPNYARMRAEFPDELEHTSIPVAIKDQMTAYSYGFSGVDVFVRGYGPSFYGGGSSPPNYSLQVLGYNYLTVQEIAEEIASRLTRFSRIRDVDPNANSGYYRRDREFEYYVEPDREALAAYNLPVQQLLNYVSSNIQGRPRGSRIRVGGEEVQYAVKVDGYREFDFHDLNDLRVPISSREELRLASVAEVGQRQVLASIRREDQQYERTVAWEFRGPVRFGDVVRDAVVDAMELPPGYRIEKSRYGGWTTEETTQMWVVLAFSILLIYMVTAGLFESLLAPFVVLFSLPFALIGVFLIFFYTDATFTRTAFIGTIMMGGIVVNNAILVVYHIGEVRKRMPTAAAIVQGTLERVRPILMTTLTTVFGLLPLVLFAPSQDQNIWNALALATIGGLISSTLFVLVAIPVAYRYIVARRI; encoded by the coding sequence ATGATCGATCTGGCCATCCGCCGGCCGGTGGCGACCGCCGCGATCTACATCGCGCTCTTCGCGCTCGGCGTGACGAGCTTCCGCCTCATCCCGGTCGAGGACCTGCCCGAGGTCGAGTTCCCCAGTCTCACGGTCACGGCCATCTGGAATGGCGCCTCGCCCGAGGCGCTGGAAGCGTTCGTGACCGCCCCGCTCGAGACCGTCATTCAGCAGGTCGGCGGGGTGGAGAAGGTCGTCTCCGAGTCCTTCGCCGATCAGCAAGGGACGGGGTCGAACGCCCGCATCGACGTCGACTTCGAGCGCGAGACGCGCATGGAGTTCGCCCGCCTCGAGCTGAGCGAGCGGATCAATTCGATCCGGGACGAGTTGCCCGAGGGCGTGCTGCTCGACCTTTCCGAGTACGTCCCGCAGGAATTCGCGGAGGAGGATGAGCGGCTTCTCAGCTTCTCCCTCACCGGCCCGTATACGTTCGCGCGCCTGGGAGAGATCGCCGACGAGGAGATCGCGCCCTTCGTGCGGGGGCTGCCGGGCGTGTCCGAGGTGAACGTCCGGGGAGCGGAGCGCCGCGAGATCGCCGTCGAGCTGGACCGGGGCCGGCTGGAGGCGCTCGGACTGCGGCCGGAGGAGGTCAGCCGCCGGATCTCCGAGCTCTCCACGCCGAGGGCCCCCGGATCGGTCGAACTCGATGGGCGGCAGTTCGCCATCGCCGTGCGCACCCGGGCGCTCGAGGTGTCCGACATCGCAGACATGATCGTCCTCACGCGGCCGGATGGGCCCGTCCGCGTGGGCGATCTGGGGCAGGTGCGCGACCAGACGGAAGACCCGACGTTCCTGTGGCGCATCGACTCGCAGCCCACGATTTCGATCAGCGTGTTTCGCCAGTCGGGCACGAACGTGATCCAGGTCGCGGATGACGTGAAGGCCGCGATGACCGAACTGGGCTCCACGCTCCCGGCGGGGGTGGGTCTCGAGTTGCTGCTGGACCAGAGCGAGAACATCCGCGAGCAGCTCACGGAACTTCGGCTCCGCGCCATCGCCGCCGCCATCGTGATCTTCATCGTCCTCACGCTCTTCCTGCGGTCGCTCGGCGCCGTCCTCGTCGTCTTCGCCACGATCGGGTTCAGCGTCCTGACCGCGGTGAACTTCCTCTACCTCGGCGGCTTCTCGCTCAACCTGCTCACGCTGTGGGGGCTCGCGTGGGGGTTCGGCCTCGTCGTCGACAACGGCATCGTCGTGCTCGAAAACGTGGAGCGTCACCGCCGGGGCGGGGCGGGTCCATCCGATGCCGCGAGCCGAGGGGCGCGCCAGGTCGTCCTGCCGGTCCTCGCCGCGACGCTGACGACCGCGATCGTGCTCGTCCCCTTCCTCTTCCTGCAGGGAGAGCTGCGGGTCTACTACCTGCCGCTCACGTTCGCTGTCGGTTTCTCGATCATCGCGAGCCTCTTCGTGGCGTTCACCTTCGTCCCCGCGCTCGCCTCGCGCGTCGCCCGCATGCGGGATTCCGCCGGGGCCGTGGTCGATTCGGCCCTGACAACGGGGGAGGCCGCGTCATCGCCGACCCGGCCGTCCGAACCCTTCTACATCGCGGGATACCGGTCGCTTCTCGGGTTCGGGTTGCGGCATCCCGTCCTCGTCGCGCTCGTCTGCCTCGGGAGCCTCGGCGGGAGCTGGTACCTGTTCGACGAACACGTGAGCACGGGGAGTTACTGGAGCGGATTCGGCGGGCGCGGCAGCGGTATCGACATCACGATCAGCTTCCCGCGCGGCGCGGGGCTGGAGCGCACGGACGACCTCGTGCGCTCCTTCGAGGCGAAGCTTGCCACCATCGATGAAGTCGAACGCTTCGAGGCCCAGGTCTGGCCGAACTACGCCCGCATGCGCGCGGAATTCCCCGACGAATTGGAGCACACGTCGATCCCGGTGGCCATCAAGGACCAGATGACCGCCTACAGCTACGGGTTCTCGGGCGTCGACGTCTTCGTACGGGGATACGGTCCCAGCTTCTACGGCGGCGGCTCCAGTCCCCCCAACTACAGCCTCCAGGTGCTCGGGTACAACTACCTGACGGTGCAGGAGATCGCCGAGGAGATCGCGTCGCGCCTGACGCGGTTCTCGCGGATCCGCGACGTGGACCCGAACGCGAACAGCGGCTATTACCGGCGCGACCGGGAATTCGAGTACTACGTGGAGCCGGATCGGGAGGCGCTGGCGGCCTACAACCTCCCGGTGCAGCAGTTGCTCAACTACGTGTCGAGCAACATTCAGGGTCGGCCGCGCGGGAGCCGGATCCGGGTGGGCGGCGAGGAGGTGCAGTACGCCGTCAAGGTGGACGGATACCGCGAGTTCGACTTCCACGACCTGAACGATCTGCGCGTGCCGATCTCCTCCCGCGAGGAACTCCGGCTCGCCAGCGTCGCGGAGGTGGGGCAGCGGCAGGTCCTGGCCAGCATCCGCCGGGAGGACCAGCAGTACGAGCGGACCGTGGCCTGGGAGTTCCGGGGTCCGGTCCGGTTCGGCGACGTCGTCCGCGATGCCGTGGTGGACGCGATGGAACTCCCGCCGGGCTACCGGATCGAAAAATCGCGCTACGGAGGCTGGACGACGGAGGAGACGACGCAGATGTGGGTCGTCCTCGCCTTCTCCATCCTCCTGATCTACATGGTCACGGCCGGTCTGTTCGAGTCGCTCCTGGCGCCCTTCGTCGTGCTCTTCTCGCTGCCCTTCGCCCTCATCGGCGTCTTCCTCATCTTCTTCTACACCGACGCGACCTTCACCCGCACCGCGTTCATCGGCACGATCATGATGGGCGGCATCGTCGTGAACAACGCCATCCTTGTGGTCTACCACATCGGCGAAGTGCGCAAACGCATGCCGACGGCGGCGGCGATCGTGCAGGGAACGCTGGAGCGCGTGCGCCCCATCCTCATGACGACGCTCACGACGGTGTTCGGACTCCTGCCGCTCGTGCTCTTCGCCCCGTCCCAGGATCAGAACATCTGGAACGCGCTAGCGCTGGCGACCATCGGCGGGTTGATTTCGAGTACGTTGTTCGTGCTCGTCGCAATTCCGGTCGCATATCGTTACATCGTGGCACGCCGTATCTGA
- a CDS encoding peptidylprolyl isomerase, whose translation MTAPETFQARFETSKGTFVVEAHRQWAPNGVDRFYNLVENGFFDDVRFFRVIAGFMAQFGINGNPEIQTAWRDANIQDDPVVVGNTRGRISFAQTSMPNSRSTQLFINFGDNSRLDGMGFAAIGEVISGMEVVDALYSEYGEGAPSGGGPSQGRIQEEGNAYLEAEFAELDFIERATISSEN comes from the coding sequence ATGACGGCACCGGAGACTTTCCAGGCGCGCTTCGAGACTTCGAAGGGCACGTTCGTGGTGGAGGCGCACCGCCAGTGGGCGCCGAACGGCGTGGACCGCTTCTACAACCTGGTGGAGAACGGGTTCTTCGACGACGTGCGGTTCTTCCGCGTGATCGCCGGTTTCATGGCGCAGTTCGGGATCAACGGGAATCCGGAGATCCAGACCGCGTGGCGGGACGCGAACATCCAGGACGATCCGGTGGTGGTGGGGAACACGCGCGGGCGGATCAGCTTCGCGCAGACGTCCATGCCGAACAGCCGGAGCACGCAGCTCTTCATCAACTTCGGCGACAACTCGCGCCTCGATGGGATGGGGTTCGCCGCCATCGGTGAAGTGATTTCGGGGATGGAGGTCGTCGACGCGCTCTACTCGGAGTACGGCGAGGGAGCGCCGAGCGGGGGCGGGCCAAGCCAGGGACGGATTCAGGAGGAGGGCAACGCCTACCTGGAGGCCGAGTTCGCCGAACTGGACTTCATCGAGCGGGCGACCATCAGCAGTGAGAACTAG
- a CDS encoding P1 family peptidase: MRTSRTAGRAGSAAALVLAAMTVLPPADAVGQEARPADGERPRAREAGVLIGRLPTGPLNAITDVPGVRVGHRTVWVGDSIRTGVTAILPHGDNVFERRVRAAIAVGNGFGKLVGLSQVNELGELETPILLTGTLSVFRAADALLDTLLSLPANREVRSMNPVVGETNDGYLSDIRVRPIRPEHVREALRIAAGGPVEEGTVGAGTGTIAFGWKGGIGTSSRRVEIGGRIVNVGVLVQSNFGGSLRIDGVRVGEKLAAAGLRGGRDQGDGDGSVMIVIATDLPLAYRELDRVADRSFMGLARTGSYMSHGSGDYAIAFSTGEGEAVRGGGALSRVFEAVVEATDEAVINSLFRATTVTGHRGRTIESLPLEPTLGFLREAGVLATPR, from the coding sequence GTGAGAACTAGCCGCACGGCAGGCAGGGCAGGGTCGGCGGCGGCGCTCGTTCTCGCGGCGATGACGGTGTTGCCGCCCGCCGATGCCGTGGGCCAGGAGGCGCGGCCGGCCGACGGGGAGCGGCCGCGCGCGCGGGAGGCGGGCGTTCTCATCGGGCGGCTGCCGACGGGGCCGCTGAATGCGATCACGGACGTGCCCGGGGTGCGGGTCGGCCACCGCACGGTGTGGGTGGGCGACTCGATCCGCACGGGGGTCACGGCGATTCTCCCGCACGGGGACAACGTGTTCGAGCGGCGGGTGCGGGCGGCGATCGCGGTCGGGAACGGGTTCGGGAAGCTGGTGGGGCTGAGCCAGGTCAACGAACTCGGCGAACTCGAGACGCCGATCCTCCTCACCGGGACGCTGAGCGTGTTCCGGGCGGCGGACGCGCTCCTCGATACCCTCCTGTCGCTCCCGGCGAACCGCGAGGTGCGGTCGATGAACCCGGTCGTCGGCGAGACGAACGACGGGTACCTGAGCGACATCCGCGTCCGCCCGATCCGGCCCGAACACGTGCGCGAGGCGCTGCGGATCGCGGCGGGCGGCCCGGTGGAGGAGGGGACGGTCGGGGCGGGGACGGGGACGATCGCCTTCGGCTGGAAGGGCGGCATCGGGACCTCGTCCCGGCGGGTGGAGATCGGCGGGCGGATCGTGAACGTCGGCGTGCTCGTGCAGAGCAACTTCGGGGGTTCGCTGCGGATCGACGGCGTGCGCGTGGGAGAGAAGCTCGCCGCGGCCGGCCTGCGCGGCGGGCGCGACCAGGGGGATGGCGACGGGTCCGTGATGATCGTGATCGCGACGGACCTGCCGCTGGCCTACCGCGAACTGGACCGCGTGGCCGACCGCTCGTTCATGGGGCTCGCCCGCACGGGGTCGTACATGTCGCACGGTTCCGGCGACTACGCGATCGCCTTCTCGACGGGGGAGGGGGAGGCCGTTCGAGGCGGCGGCGCGTTGTCGCGCGTGTTCGAAGCGGTGGTCGAGGCGACGGATGAAGCCGTCATCAACTCCCTGTTCAGGGCGACGACCGTGACGGGGCACCGGGGACGGACGATCGAATCGCTCCCGCTCGAGCCCACGCTGGGATTCCTCCGCGAGGCGGGCGTTCTCGCGACGCCGCGGTGA
- a CDS encoding electron-transfer flavoprotein:ubiquinone oxidoreductase — protein sequence MKPLIPSSLQPPLPRGRFIVEEDPDPEAVPLDVLFVGGGPAGLAGAIRLAQRAARDRAEGGPLADLEIGVLEKSGELGEHCLSGAVVNPGAFRTLFPDLDEAELPLRGRVAGDRVLLLTERGKIRLPTPPSMRNHGHHVASICEIVRWLGARAEELGVNVFTGFPADALLMRGGQVVGVRTTPAGLDREGNPAGGYMPATDLSARVTVLAEGTRGPLSEAWLEREGVGSANPQIFALGVKELWEVARPPDAVTHTMGWPLPRDAFGGSFIYPMGENLVSLGLVVGLDAPYVDLDVHALLQRFKQHPFVRGILDGGELVEWGAKTIPEGGYHAIPDRLSGDGLLIAGDAAGLVDVASLKGIHYAMRSGVLAADAISRALADRGEGAEGGEGAGGGEGADGHDGAGGAVPAARLASYDAALRESLIQDPLYRNRNQRLAFKSGFVAGGVKAGLMQATGGTFPGGRIPSEPDAAAPRAKRLGLEYAYDGEHAVAKVDAVFRSGNATRDDIPSHLLLGAEAGTEAGAEAGPAVSPEMADLYASLCPAGVYERDGDRLVVNAPNCIDCKATDVLGPRWTPREGGSGPAYKRM from the coding sequence GTGAAACCGCTGATTCCCTCGTCCCTGCAGCCACCGCTGCCGCGGGGACGCTTCATCGTCGAAGAGGATCCCGACCCGGAAGCGGTGCCGCTGGACGTTCTCTTCGTGGGCGGAGGTCCGGCCGGGCTCGCCGGAGCGATCCGGCTGGCGCAACGCGCGGCGCGCGACCGCGCGGAAGGCGGACCGCTCGCCGACCTCGAGATCGGGGTCCTCGAGAAGTCGGGTGAACTCGGGGAGCACTGCCTCTCCGGGGCCGTCGTGAACCCGGGGGCCTTTCGCACGCTCTTCCCGGACCTCGACGAAGCGGAGCTTCCCCTCCGGGGCCGCGTGGCGGGCGATCGGGTGCTGCTTCTCACGGAGCGTGGCAAGATCCGGCTCCCGACCCCGCCTTCGATGCGGAACCACGGCCATCACGTGGCGTCGATCTGCGAGATCGTGCGCTGGCTGGGCGCGCGGGCGGAGGAGCTGGGGGTGAACGTGTTCACGGGATTCCCCGCCGATGCGCTCCTCATGCGCGGCGGGCAGGTCGTTGGCGTCCGCACGACGCCCGCGGGTCTGGACCGGGAAGGGAACCCGGCGGGCGGCTACATGCCGGCCACGGACCTCTCCGCGCGAGTCACCGTGCTCGCCGAAGGGACCCGCGGGCCGCTGAGCGAGGCCTGGCTCGAGCGGGAAGGCGTCGGCTCGGCGAACCCGCAGATCTTCGCGCTCGGAGTCAAGGAACTGTGGGAGGTCGCGCGCCCGCCCGACGCGGTCACGCATACCATGGGCTGGCCGCTGCCGCGGGATGCGTTCGGCGGCAGCTTCATCTACCCCATGGGCGAGAACCTCGTGTCGCTGGGCCTCGTCGTGGGTCTCGACGCGCCCTATGTCGACCTCGACGTCCACGCGCTTCTGCAGCGCTTCAAGCAGCACCCGTTCGTGCGCGGGATCCTGGACGGGGGCGAACTCGTGGAGTGGGGAGCGAAGACGATTCCCGAGGGCGGGTACCACGCCATCCCGGACCGGCTGAGCGGGGATGGCCTGCTCATCGCGGGAGATGCCGCGGGACTCGTCGATGTCGCCTCCCTCAAGGGCATCCACTACGCGATGCGCTCGGGAGTCCTCGCGGCGGACGCGATCAGCCGGGCCCTGGCGGACAGGGGCGAGGGGGCGGAAGGGGGCGAGGGCGCGGGCGGAGGCGAGGGGGCGGACGGGCACGACGGAGCGGGCGGCGCGGTCCCGGCGGCTCGACTGGCATCGTACGACGCGGCGCTGAGGGAGAGCCTCATCCAGGATCCGCTGTACCGCAACCGGAACCAGCGGCTCGCCTTCAAGTCCGGCTTCGTCGCCGGAGGCGTCAAGGCGGGGCTCATGCAGGCCACGGGCGGAACGTTTCCCGGCGGCCGGATCCCGAGCGAGCCCGACGCGGCGGCCCCCCGCGCCAAGCGGTTGGGGCTCGAGTACGCGTACGACGGCGAGCACGCGGTCGCCAAGGTCGACGCGGTCTTCCGCTCCGGGAACGCAACGCGGGACGACATCCCCTCGCACCTCCTGTTGGGCGCCGAGGCGGGCACGGAGGCGGGTGCCGAGGCGGGCCCGGCGGTGTCGCCGGAGATGGCGGATCTGTACGCGAGCCTTTGCCCGGCGGGCGTGTACGAGCGCGACGGCGACCGCCTGGTCGTGAACGCGCCGAACTGCATCGATTGCAAGGCCACGGACGTCCTCGGTCCCCGCTGGACGCCGCGGGAGGGCGGCAGCGGTCCGGCCTACAAGAGGATGTGA